Proteins from one Candidatus Nitrospira nitrificans genomic window:
- a CDS encoding oxamate carbamoyltransferase subunit AllG family protein produces MQALFQEKLHVLNVGLSSFADSITRAGGSVLQIEWAPPAQGEQEAGRALARLINLLSVETANRTAFDAYQSAQPVLNGVGTAGQVLPHITERMILHSGPPIAWKEMCGPMKGAIVGAILYEGWAESLAEAEAMASGGDIAFEPCHHHNAVGPMAGIISPSMPVWMVTNTTNGNQAFSNLNEGLGKALRFGANGPDVITRLTWMGQVLAPTLRAGIELLGGVDLKPMMAQALHMGDEVHNRNAAASSLFLKRLISALLKTRASAADIAAVVEFIAGNDHFFLNLSMAACKAMTDAAHGVPGSSMVTAMARNGVEFGIRVSGTGNGWFTAPAPIVDGLFFPGYTTADAAPDLGDSAITETAGVGGFAMAASPAIVKFVGGTPQDAIDNTMAMTHITVGRNNAFTLPALNFAGSPAGIDIRKVVDTGIQPIINTGIAHREAGIEQIGAGITRAPLACFTQAVSALAKMMSAT; encoded by the coding sequence ATACAAGCGTTGTTTCAGGAGAAGCTCCATGTCTTGAATGTCGGTCTATCTTCCTTCGCCGATTCCATCACGAGGGCGGGAGGATCGGTGCTCCAGATTGAATGGGCTCCGCCCGCTCAGGGAGAGCAGGAGGCCGGTCGTGCGTTGGCCCGGTTGATCAATCTACTCTCTGTCGAAACCGCCAACCGGACCGCGTTCGATGCCTATCAATCAGCCCAGCCGGTGTTGAACGGCGTGGGCACCGCCGGCCAGGTGTTGCCCCACATCACGGAGCGGATGATCCTGCACAGTGGTCCTCCCATTGCGTGGAAGGAGATGTGCGGCCCCATGAAGGGAGCCATCGTCGGGGCGATTCTCTATGAAGGCTGGGCGGAGAGTCTCGCCGAGGCGGAAGCCATGGCCTCCGGCGGTGACATTGCGTTCGAGCCGTGCCACCACCACAATGCCGTCGGCCCGATGGCCGGGATCATCAGCCCATCCATGCCGGTCTGGATGGTGACCAATACGACCAACGGGAATCAGGCGTTCAGCAACTTGAACGAGGGCCTCGGCAAGGCGCTCCGGTTCGGCGCCAATGGTCCGGACGTGATCACCCGTCTCACATGGATGGGGCAGGTACTCGCGCCGACCCTGCGAGCCGGCATCGAGCTCCTAGGCGGGGTAGACCTCAAGCCCATGATGGCGCAGGCTCTCCACATGGGCGACGAGGTGCATAATCGTAACGCCGCTGCCTCCTCGTTGTTTCTGAAACGCCTCATCTCAGCCTTGTTGAAGACACGCGCCTCCGCTGCCGACATCGCGGCGGTCGTCGAGTTCATCGCCGGCAACGACCACTTCTTCCTGAATCTGTCCATGGCGGCTTGCAAAGCCATGACCGACGCCGCTCATGGCGTTCCGGGCAGCAGCATGGTCACAGCCATGGCCCGTAACGGAGTCGAGTTCGGCATCAGGGTCAGCGGCACAGGGAACGGGTGGTTTACGGCACCCGCGCCGATCGTCGATGGACTCTTCTTTCCCGGTTACACCACGGCCGATGCCGCGCCTGATTTAGGAGACAGCGCCATCACCGAAACCGCCGGTGTCGGCGGATTCGCCATGGCGGCATCCCCGGCCATCGTCAAGTTCGTCGGCGGCACGCCGCAGGACGCGATCGACAACACCATGGCCATGACGCATATCACCGTCGGCCGCAACAATGCCTTCACGCTGCCGGCGCTGAACTTTGCCGGCTCACCGGCGGGCATCGACATCCGGAAGGTCGTCGATACCGGCATTCAACCGATCATCAACACAGGGATCGCCCATCGCGAGGCAGGGATCGAACAAATCGGAGCGGGGATCACCCGCGCTCCCCTCGCCTGTTTCACGCAGGCGGTGTCGGCGTTGGCCAAGATGATGAGCGCGACGTGA
- the fdrA gene encoding acyl-CoA synthetase FdrA, giving the protein MARATKIIRNFYRDSVSLMQLSSSFAKLPGVEQASAVMASANNISLLQEAGLLAESIEASANDLLIALQGEADALESALAAAESSLKQPSPSSTGSEQSRGIAPRSIEMGLGNLVDANLALISTPGEYAAAEAFKALSLGLNVMLFSDNVGLEDEIALKRFAQERDLIVMGPDCGTAIINGIPLAFANVVRRGVIGVVAASGTGLQQVTCLVDRWGGGISQAIGTGGHDLRREVGGISMLQGLKALAADPSTSVIVLISKPPSPEVAAKVLEAAGVAGKAVVVNFLGADPDQARRKNMYPAATLEDAAAAAVALADGKTPEARRASVPPLSTTLLAPRQRYVRGLYSGGTFCYEASLLLKKELGQINSNTPVEPEDRLSDVWISRNHTVIDLGDDLFTRGRPHPMIDHRLRNERLIREASDPEVAVLILDIVLGYGSHPDPAAEMIPAIQKARDLAAEAGRHLVIVGFVCGTAADPQNLSKQETALREAGVILAESNAQAVRMAASVVREVGVVGERL; this is encoded by the coding sequence ATGGCCAGGGCGACAAAAATAATCCGGAATTTCTACCGCGATTCCGTCTCGCTAATGCAGCTTTCCTCCTCGTTTGCCAAGCTGCCCGGCGTGGAACAAGCGTCGGCCGTGATGGCCTCTGCCAATAACATCAGTCTCCTCCAAGAGGCCGGCTTGCTGGCCGAATCGATTGAAGCCTCCGCCAACGACCTCTTGATTGCCCTTCAAGGAGAAGCCGATGCGCTGGAATCGGCGCTTGCCGCGGCGGAATCCTCGCTGAAACAACCTTCCCCTTCATCGACCGGCAGTGAACAATCCCGCGGCATTGCTCCCCGCAGCATCGAGATGGGACTCGGAAACCTCGTCGACGCAAACCTCGCCCTGATCTCCACGCCTGGCGAGTACGCGGCGGCGGAGGCCTTCAAGGCGTTGAGTCTCGGCCTCAATGTCATGCTCTTCAGCGACAACGTCGGGCTTGAGGACGAGATCGCGCTCAAACGGTTCGCCCAGGAACGCGATCTCATTGTCATGGGCCCGGACTGCGGAACCGCCATTATCAACGGCATCCCGCTTGCGTTCGCGAATGTGGTGCGTCGCGGAGTCATCGGTGTCGTTGCCGCATCCGGCACCGGTCTCCAACAGGTCACCTGCCTGGTCGATCGATGGGGCGGCGGCATCTCGCAGGCGATCGGAACGGGCGGGCACGATCTGCGCCGCGAGGTCGGCGGTATTTCCATGCTTCAGGGCCTCAAGGCGCTGGCGGCTGATCCCTCCACCTCCGTGATTGTGCTCATTTCCAAACCTCCGTCGCCGGAAGTAGCCGCCAAGGTACTGGAGGCGGCCGGCGTCGCGGGGAAGGCGGTGGTGGTCAATTTTCTTGGCGCCGACCCCGATCAGGCACGACGCAAGAATATGTACCCCGCCGCCACACTCGAGGATGCGGCGGCGGCGGCGGTGGCGCTCGCCGACGGCAAAACTCCGGAAGCCAGGAGAGCGAGCGTGCCTCCTCTTTCCACCACGCTCCTCGCTCCGCGGCAGCGATACGTTCGGGGCCTCTATAGCGGCGGCACCTTTTGCTACGAGGCGTCGCTCCTCCTGAAAAAAGAACTGGGGCAGATCAATTCCAACACGCCCGTGGAGCCGGAGGATCGTTTAAGCGATGTCTGGATCAGTCGAAACCACACGGTCATCGATCTGGGCGACGATCTCTTCACGCGCGGGCGACCCCATCCCATGATCGACCACCGGCTCCGAAATGAGCGGTTGATCAGGGAAGCAAGCGATCCCGAGGTGGCAGTGCTCATCCTGGACATTGTCCTTGGCTACGGATCTCACCCCGATCCTGCCGCTGAAATGATCCCGGCGATTCAGAAGGCGCGTGATCTTGCCGCCGAAGCAGGCAGACATCTGGTCATCGTGGGATTCGTCTGCGGCACGGCTGCAGACCCGCAGAATCTGTCCAAGCAGGAGACGGCTCTTCGAGAGGCCGGGGTCATCCTTGCGGAGAGCAATGCTCAGGCTGTGCGCATGGCTGCCTCCGTGGTCCGGGAGGTCGGCGTCGTCGGAGAACGATTGTGA
- a CDS encoding DUF2877 domain-containing protein, which produces MISVKALIGLGHGLTPSGDDFLVGYMAGLWCTAGSHPSRMRFLTALGSELSKVSRNTNEISCAYLRSASKGHVSEPIAQLAQQLSQANDMNGVRAAAQTALQVGHTSGRDGVSGMLLGCLVWQELSPHLICGGLLRLSVLCDSMARR; this is translated from the coding sequence ATGATCTCCGTTAAAGCGCTAATCGGCCTTGGGCACGGCCTTACGCCATCGGGCGATGATTTTCTCGTAGGTTACATGGCTGGACTATGGTGCACGGCTGGGAGCCACCCATCTCGGATGCGATTTCTGACGGCTTTAGGATCGGAGCTGTCGAAAGTGTCACGGAACACCAATGAGATCAGCTGCGCCTATCTCCGGTCCGCATCCAAAGGCCATGTCTCTGAACCGATCGCGCAGTTGGCGCAGCAGCTGTCCCAGGCGAACGATATGAACGGCGTCAGGGCAGCCGCGCAAACCGCTCTACAGGTCGGGCATACGTCCGGCCGCGACGGTGTGTCGGGGATGTTATTGGGCTGTCTTGTTTGGCAGGAGCTGTCTCCTCATTTGATTTGCGGCGGCCTTCTTCGTTTGTCTGTTCTCTGCGATTCAATGGCCCGACGATGA
- a CDS encoding GntR family transcriptional regulator, with translation MIRNDQMAEGESSNLSSSIVATLKEQILHWHYPPEHRLTEVELCKTFNVSRSPVREALRVLATDGFVKKLPNRGYVVRQHNIDEIEELYEVRVALELYAVECLARKGPLNENAKEDLVKLKRTWTDLLNGSSKKAEELARLDTLFHETLAHAAGNKTLLRHLRTINERLMLFRMIDFDKPDRAKSTCHQHLKILKCITAKDAPGARAAMQQNIDEGRNNVHTAIKDALAKAYSMKSS, from the coding sequence ATGATTCGAAACGATCAAATGGCGGAGGGAGAATCATCCAACCTTAGTTCGTCGATTGTGGCCACCCTGAAAGAACAGATCCTTCACTGGCACTACCCGCCCGAACATCGGCTGACCGAAGTCGAACTCTGCAAGACATTCAACGTGAGTCGGAGTCCTGTCCGGGAAGCGCTCCGTGTCCTGGCAACCGATGGATTCGTGAAAAAATTGCCGAATCGTGGCTACGTGGTCAGGCAGCATAACATCGACGAAATCGAGGAGCTCTACGAGGTTCGCGTAGCATTGGAACTGTATGCCGTTGAATGCTTGGCGAGAAAGGGTCCGCTCAATGAGAATGCCAAGGAAGACTTGGTGAAGCTGAAGAGGACATGGACCGACCTACTGAACGGATCTTCCAAGAAAGCCGAGGAACTCGCCAGACTCGACACTCTGTTTCACGAGACGCTCGCCCATGCGGCAGGGAACAAGACGCTCTTGCGGCACCTTCGCACCATCAACGAGCGCTTGATGCTGTTTCGCATGATCGATTTCGACAAGCCGGATCGAGCCAAAAGCACATGCCATCAACATCTTAAAATCCTAAAATGCATAACAGCCAAGGATGCGCCTGGAGCACGGGCGGCAATGCAACAAAACATCGATGAGGGACGCAACAACGTCCATACCGCGATCAAGGACGCATTAGCCAAAGCCTACTCGATGAAAAGCTCATGA
- a CDS encoding GntR family transcriptional regulator, whose translation MTKMARRENRRKKHGSSNLSSSVVATLKEQIVHWHYPPEHRLTEDELCKTFGMSRSPVREALRVLASDGFVKKLPNRGYVVKQHTIEEIEELYEVRLALELYAVECLASKTQTTKLAAELADLTQTWTELLKESSKKPEEFAILDTLFHDTLARVLGNKSLLRHLRTINERLRLFRMLDFQRRDRAEHTCHQHLKILERIRVRDPQGARAAMQKNIEEGRHNIGIAIKDALARAYLKNT comes from the coding sequence ATGACAAAAATGGCCCGTCGGGAGAATCGAAGAAAGAAACACGGCTCCTCGAACCTGAGCTCGTCCGTCGTGGCCACGCTGAAGGAACAAATCGTTCACTGGCACTACCCGCCGGAACATCGGTTGACCGAAGATGAATTGTGCAAAACCTTCGGCATGAGCCGCAGTCCGGTTCGGGAGGCGCTCCGGGTACTGGCATCCGACGGCTTCGTCAAGAAGCTGCCGAATCGGGGCTACGTAGTCAAACAGCATACTATCGAAGAAATCGAGGAGCTGTACGAGGTGCGTTTGGCATTGGAACTCTATGCCGTCGAATGCCTAGCGAGCAAAACACAGACGACGAAGCTTGCGGCCGAGCTCGCCGACCTCACCCAAACCTGGACCGAACTCTTGAAGGAATCGTCCAAGAAACCGGAGGAATTCGCCATACTGGACACGCTCTTTCACGATACCCTGGCCCGAGTCTTGGGAAACAAATCCCTTCTGCGGCACCTTCGGACCATCAATGAACGGCTGAGGCTGTTTCGAATGCTCGATTTCCAGAGGCGAGACCGCGCCGAACACACCTGCCACCAACATCTGAAGATCTTGGAGCGGATTCGAGTCCGGGATCCGCAGGGCGCGCGGGCCGCCATGCAAAAAAATATCGAAGAGGGACGTCACAATATCGGCATAGCGATCAAGGATGCGCTGGCCAGAGCTTACTTGAAGAACACCTAA
- a CDS encoding Slp family lipoprotein: protein MKRFLAVCYNSLMRQFRSLVMTAFLLVAPGCALLGGRTDIDTSNIPQITFSQVKTAPESYHGQPVTFGGKVLAAKRLKEGTRIEVLQLPLTSSSQPVMDLSKSQGRFIALQKQFLDPATIPAGTFVTIAGEVAGSLTMPLDETEYTYPLLHVTNLRTWADDEDDAPRIRRHMGPGPYWGPYWSPYWRPWPYYW, encoded by the coding sequence ATGAAGCGCTTCCTTGCCGTCTGTTATAATTCATTGATGCGACAATTCCGATCCCTCGTCATGACGGCCTTCTTGTTGGTGGCCCCGGGCTGCGCATTGCTCGGCGGCCGGACCGACATAGACACGTCGAACATTCCGCAGATCACCTTCTCGCAGGTCAAAACGGCGCCCGAATCGTATCACGGTCAGCCTGTCACCTTCGGCGGGAAAGTCCTGGCGGCCAAGCGGCTCAAAGAAGGAACGAGGATCGAAGTTCTCCAATTGCCGCTGACGTCCTCTTCGCAACCAGTCATGGATCTGAGCAAGTCCCAGGGTCGCTTTATCGCTTTGCAGAAGCAGTTCCTCGACCCCGCCACCATTCCGGCCGGCACATTTGTGACGATTGCAGGAGAGGTCGCCGGCTCGTTGACGATGCCGCTGGACGAGACGGAATATACCTACCCGCTTTTGCACGTCACCAACCTGCGAACGTGGGCGGACGACGAAGACGATGCCCCCCGCATTCGTCGCCACATGGGTCCAGGTCCTTATTGGGGTCCGTACTGGTCTCCGTACTGGAGGCCGTGGCCTTACTACTGGTGA
- a CDS encoding DsbA family protein — MNGRTKSIWMGVLMMVGVIGYVHASVSAAAAKPELKGKFEILKDEPSTHQPGKVKVIEFADFYCPHCHHFEETGVPLLLKEFGDKVEVTMVGFPVIPGKLPTPFDMYEQAKLMGKGDQMKAVLFRIIHKEKLDGVLDRSIRSMLIREVGLDANMFEMGLESGKPAKLFEEGRRLGERIKVSSTPSLLLDGNIKVDGANMTPENVVTIIRSILDADAKK, encoded by the coding sequence ATGAACGGTCGAACGAAGTCGATCTGGATGGGTGTGCTGATGATGGTGGGTGTGATCGGGTATGTGCATGCATCGGTGAGCGCCGCCGCGGCCAAGCCGGAGCTGAAGGGCAAGTTCGAGATCCTCAAGGATGAGCCGTCGACCCATCAACCAGGAAAGGTCAAAGTGATCGAATTTGCGGACTTCTATTGCCCGCATTGTCATCACTTCGAGGAGACGGGGGTGCCTCTGTTGCTGAAGGAATTCGGGGACAAGGTCGAGGTCACCATGGTCGGATTCCCCGTGATTCCCGGGAAGCTGCCGACCCCGTTCGACATGTACGAGCAGGCGAAGCTGATGGGCAAAGGCGATCAGATGAAGGCTGTCTTGTTCCGCATCATTCACAAGGAAAAGCTCGATGGGGTGCTGGATCGCTCTATTCGTTCCATGTTGATCAGGGAGGTCGGTTTGGATGCCAACATGTTCGAAATGGGGCTGGAAAGCGGAAAACCGGCCAAACTGTTCGAGGAAGGGCGGCGATTGGGCGAACGGATCAAGGTGTCATCTACGCCGTCGCTTCTGTTGGACGGTAATATCAAAGTCGACGGGGCGAATATGACGCCTGAAAATGTCGTCACCATCATTCGGAGCATTCTCGATGCCGATGCGAAGAAGTAA
- a CDS encoding heavy metal translocating P-type ATPase produces MAIDPICGMTVDPAKAAGRYDYKGTTYYFCGTSCLERFRADPERALSKKPLTPVTMPAPRKPLPMMAQATPGEIDPVCGMTVQPATAAGIHEYRGKKYFFCATRCLEKFRGDPEYYLLPLEQRAPKPIPVPAGGVVTYICPMDAEVSETKPGACPICGMALEPADVSVLPTRTEYTCPMHPEVVQSAPGVCPICGMALEARTVTVEEINPELVDMTRRFWQSVGLGSPIFALMISEMMPGRPLQQLVSGRALVWFQFLLATPVVVWIGRPLFERAWASIVSRHLNMFTLIGLGTGAAYLYSVAATLVPGMFPDSFRVHGGELAVYFEPAVAIIALVLLGQVLELRARSRTSSALKALLGLAPKTARVVRSNEQEADIPLDQVRVGDRLRVRPGEKIPVDGVVLEGSSAVDESMVTGESIPVEKQSGHKVVGATVNGTGSFVMRAERIGRETLLAQIVRMVSEAQRTRAPIQRLADLVAAYFVPIVIAVALVTFAMWAFLGPEPRMAYALLNAVAVLIIACPCALGLATPMSIMVGTGRGATAGVLIRNAEALETLAKVDILVVDKTGTLTEGKPRLMAVAPLSDFSETDLLRLVAGLEQSSEHPLAAAIVSGARDKGIVPAKAQDFRSLTGKGVTGTVEGRVVTVGTALFLDESNIETTALSAQAEPLRLEGQTVMFAAIDGKPAGLLGVADPVKSSTPEAIDLLHREGLRIVMLTGDNRTTAEAVARRLHIDDVHAEVLPEQKTAVIKRFQSEGHVVAMAGDGINDAPALAQAQVGIAMGTGTDVAMESAGVTLVKGDLRAIARARRLSRGTMRNIRQNLFFAFIYNILGVPIAAGILYPFVGVLLSPMIASAAMTFSSVSVIANALRLRKLAL; encoded by the coding sequence ATGGCTATTGATCCGATCTGCGGTATGACGGTTGATCCCGCCAAGGCGGCGGGTCGGTATGACTACAAAGGCACGACCTACTATTTCTGCGGGACATCCTGCCTGGAACGATTTCGCGCCGACCCCGAGCGCGCGCTGAGCAAAAAACCGCTCACTCCCGTCACGATGCCCGCTCCACGGAAGCCGCTGCCGATGATGGCGCAGGCTACGCCGGGCGAAATCGATCCGGTGTGCGGCATGACGGTGCAACCGGCGACGGCGGCTGGTATCCACGAGTATCGAGGAAAGAAGTATTTCTTCTGCGCCACCCGGTGTCTCGAAAAGTTCCGTGGTGATCCCGAATATTATCTGCTCCCGCTTGAACAACGGGCTCCCAAGCCTATACCCGTTCCAGCCGGTGGAGTCGTCACGTACATCTGTCCAATGGATGCTGAGGTTTCCGAAACCAAGCCGGGAGCGTGCCCTATCTGCGGAATGGCATTGGAGCCGGCGGACGTGAGCGTGCTGCCGACCCGTACCGAATATACCTGTCCCATGCACCCGGAGGTCGTCCAGTCGGCGCCGGGTGTCTGCCCGATTTGCGGAATGGCCTTGGAAGCACGCACGGTGACAGTGGAGGAAATCAATCCGGAACTGGTGGATATGACGCGCCGGTTTTGGCAGAGCGTGGGTCTGGGCTCACCGATCTTCGCGCTGATGATTTCTGAGATGATGCCGGGCCGACCGTTGCAACAACTTGTTTCCGGACGAGCGCTCGTGTGGTTCCAGTTCTTGCTGGCCACGCCGGTAGTGGTATGGATTGGTCGACCGCTGTTTGAACGAGCGTGGGCGTCGATCGTCAGCCGCCATCTGAACATGTTCACCCTCATCGGACTTGGGACCGGCGCGGCGTACCTCTACAGCGTTGCGGCCACGCTGGTTCCGGGGATGTTTCCCGATTCCTTCCGCGTGCATGGAGGGGAGCTTGCCGTCTACTTCGAACCGGCGGTGGCCATCATCGCCCTCGTGTTGTTAGGGCAAGTGTTGGAGTTGCGAGCCAGGAGCCGGACCAGCAGCGCCCTCAAAGCCCTCTTGGGGCTGGCACCCAAAACGGCCCGGGTTGTCCGCAGCAATGAGCAAGAAGCGGATATTCCGTTGGATCAGGTCAGGGTCGGCGATCGGTTGCGTGTGCGACCCGGCGAAAAGATTCCGGTGGATGGGGTGGTGCTGGAGGGGTCGAGCGCCGTTGATGAATCGATGGTCACCGGCGAGTCGATCCCCGTGGAAAAGCAATCGGGTCACAAGGTCGTCGGGGCAACGGTCAACGGAACCGGTAGTTTCGTGATGCGGGCTGAGCGAATCGGCCGAGAGACGTTGTTGGCGCAAATCGTGCGGATGGTCAGCGAAGCGCAACGTACGCGCGCGCCGATACAACGGCTCGCGGATCTTGTCGCGGCCTACTTCGTGCCGATCGTCATCGCGGTCGCCCTTGTCACCTTCGCGATGTGGGCCTTCCTTGGTCCCGAACCGCGCATGGCCTATGCGCTATTGAATGCCGTTGCGGTGTTGATCATCGCCTGTCCTTGCGCCTTAGGCCTTGCGACGCCCATGTCGATCATGGTCGGGACCGGCCGCGGCGCGACGGCAGGGGTGCTGATCCGAAACGCGGAAGCGCTGGAGACCTTGGCAAAGGTGGATATTCTCGTCGTGGACAAAACCGGCACGCTGACGGAGGGCAAGCCTCGTCTCATGGCGGTCGCTCCGCTATCGGACTTCAGCGAGACGGACCTTTTGCGGCTCGTAGCCGGTTTGGAGCAAAGCAGCGAGCATCCCTTGGCGGCGGCGATCGTGTCCGGCGCGCGAGACAAGGGAATCGTTCCCGCGAAGGCGCAGGATTTTCGTTCGCTCACGGGGAAAGGGGTCACGGGGACGGTTGAGGGCCGTGTGGTGACCGTGGGGACTGCGCTGTTTCTCGACGAGTCGAACATCGAGACGACGGCCTTGTCGGCGCAGGCTGAACCTTTGAGACTTGAGGGCCAGACCGTGATGTTCGCGGCGATCGACGGCAAGCCGGCAGGATTGTTGGGGGTCGCCGATCCCGTTAAGTCCTCCACGCCGGAGGCGATCGACCTGTTGCATCGTGAAGGCCTGCGGATCGTGATGCTGACCGGCGACAACCGGACGACAGCCGAGGCGGTGGCGCGGCGGCTTCATATCGATGATGTCCATGCCGAGGTGTTGCCTGAGCAGAAGACGGCGGTCATCAAACGGTTCCAATCAGAAGGACATGTCGTGGCGATGGCGGGCGACGGGATCAACGATGCACCGGCCTTGGCGCAGGCTCAGGTGGGGATCGCGATGGGGACCGGCACCGATGTGGCGATGGAAAGCGCGGGGGTCACGCTGGTCAAGGGAGATCTCCGAGCCATCGCGCGGGCGCGCCGGTTGAGCAGAGGGACGATGCGCAACATCCGGCAGAATCTGTTCTTTGCGTTCATTTACAACATCCTTGGGGTTCCCATTGCCGCTGGGATTCTTTACCCGTTCGTCGGGGTGCTCTTGAGCCCCATGATCGCGAGCGCTGCCATGACGTTTAGTTCCGTCTCAGTGATCGCGAACGCACTGCGCCTCCGAAAACTGGCGCTCTAA
- a CDS encoding copper resistance system multicopper oxidase, translating into MNHEVISRRLLLKRAGALGLLAGIQPLLASCASHPLLSAARSRPDISTLSGELIELVIGEESLAMDGKIGIAVAINGTIPGPLIRLKEGQTATLRVMNQLKETSSIHWHGLLLPARMDGVPGVSFGGIMPGSTFTYHFPIKQSGTYWYHSHSGGQELQGMYAPIILDPIEPEPFQYDREHVVMLSEWSFESAEVLFDNLKKQSGYYNYQKRDAGEFLSDAARWGLWPALRNYVMWDEMRMDPTDFADVTGSTFTFLMNGLSPAGNWTGLFRPGERVRLRFINAAAMTFYDVRIPGHTMTVVQADGQNVQPVVVDEFRFGPAETYDIIVHPTEDRAYTIFAEPMDRSGYARGTLAPRPGMEGEIPERRARPLRTMEDMGMLRHGHTGHAVIGSATNDHDTMHGKGMQHGEEGDGRDHSSIPGATPVNHGPDDHGTGNQAVAEYSQNRMHEPGRGFEQSSRRVLVYTDLKSLVPYQDQRAPEREIELHLTGHMQRYMWSFDGKKFSDAPEPIRVRYGERVRLTFVNDTMMEHPLHLHGLWMQLENGSGAYLPRKHTVVVKPAERLSVAVTADASGPWAFHCHLLLHMEAGMFRIVEVTS; encoded by the coding sequence ATGAATCATGAGGTGATATCGAGACGCCTCTTGCTGAAGCGAGCAGGGGCATTGGGGTTGCTTGCCGGGATCCAACCGCTCCTTGCCTCCTGCGCGAGCCATCCGTTGCTATCCGCCGCTCGTTCCCGTCCGGATATTTCGACGCTCAGTGGGGAGTTGATCGAGCTGGTGATCGGCGAAGAGTCCTTGGCCATGGACGGAAAAATCGGGATTGCCGTGGCGATCAACGGGACGATCCCTGGTCCGCTCATCCGTTTGAAAGAGGGCCAAACAGCAACCCTGCGTGTCATGAATCAATTAAAAGAGACTTCCTCGATCCACTGGCACGGATTACTCCTGCCCGCTCGCATGGATGGAGTGCCGGGTGTCAGCTTCGGCGGCATTATGCCCGGATCGACCTTTACCTATCACTTTCCCATCAAGCAGAGCGGGACCTATTGGTATCACAGTCACTCGGGTGGTCAGGAATTACAGGGTATGTACGCGCCGATCATTCTGGATCCGATCGAGCCGGAGCCGTTTCAGTATGACCGGGAGCATGTCGTGATGCTTTCGGAGTGGAGCTTCGAGTCTGCTGAGGTGTTGTTCGACAATCTCAAAAAACAGTCCGGCTATTACAACTATCAGAAACGCGATGCCGGTGAATTTCTTTCAGACGCGGCAAGATGGGGATTGTGGCCCGCTCTGCGGAATTACGTGATGTGGGACGAGATGCGGATGGATCCGACGGATTTTGCCGATGTGACCGGATCGACGTTCACGTTCCTCATGAATGGTTTGTCACCCGCCGGCAACTGGACCGGTCTTTTCCGACCGGGCGAGCGGGTGCGGCTGCGTTTCATCAATGCCGCCGCGATGACGTTTTATGATGTCCGCATTCCTGGGCACACCATGACGGTGGTCCAAGCCGACGGCCAGAACGTGCAGCCGGTCGTTGTTGACGAGTTTCGCTTCGGCCCCGCCGAGACCTACGACATCATTGTCCATCCGACCGAGGATCGTGCGTACACCATCTTTGCCGAACCCATGGATCGGAGCGGATACGCTCGCGGAACCCTTGCTCCCCGGCCAGGGATGGAAGGGGAGATCCCGGAACGCCGTGCCCGCCCGCTTCGCACGATGGAGGACATGGGAATGTTGAGACATGGCCACACTGGCCATGCCGTGATTGGGTCTGCCACGAATGATCATGACACAATGCACGGCAAAGGCATGCAACATGGCGAGGAGGGTGATGGTCGAGACCATTCGTCGATCCCTGGCGCAACACCGGTCAACCATGGCCCGGATGACCATGGCACCGGTAACCAAGCGGTAGCTGAATATTCACAAAACCGGATGCATGAACCGGGAAGAGGATTTGAACAGAGCTCCAGGCGTGTCCTCGTGTACACCGACTTGAAGAGCCTCGTTCCCTATCAGGACCAACGAGCGCCGGAGCGGGAGATCGAGTTGCACCTCACCGGCCATATGCAACGCTACATGTGGTCGTTCGACGGCAAGAAGTTCTCGGATGCGCCGGAGCCTATTCGTGTCCGTTATGGGGAACGAGTTCGGCTCACGTTCGTGAACGACACAATGATGGAACATCCGCTCCACCTACATGGGCTGTGGATGCAGCTGGAAAACGGATCCGGGGCCTATCTTCCCCGGAAGCATACCGTCGTGGTCAAACCAGCCGAACGGCTGTCCGTTGCGGTCACTGCCGACGCCTCTGGGCCTTGGGCCTTTCACTGCCATCTCCTCCTCCATATGGAAGCGGGCATGTTTCGCATCGTCGAGGTCACGTCATAG